The following are encoded in a window of Roseimaritima ulvae genomic DNA:
- a CDS encoding PSP1 domain-containing protein, with product MSTDDLAVDDAKPKRRGGKYVVRCGAMRTLCVCKAKENLLYGTKVIARTPRGMELGEVLCPATAQAVSHLENPPEGQVMRSLTAEDENELAHLQSRAEEEFKQCQRAIAELRLDMQLVDVEHLFGGERVVIFYLAENRVDFRQLVKRLAGEFQTRVEMKQIGVRDEARLLADYGDCGKPVCCNTHLSKMPPVSMKMAKLQKATLDPSKISGRCGRLKCCLRYEYDTYVEMRRELPPVGSEVVTADGRAKVLGHEILAQQILAQTEDQRRVLIAMADVLSVTRKKSTGSAKSKRAKSETGGSQSQQGKSP from the coding sequence ATGAGTACGGATGATCTCGCTGTCGACGATGCCAAACCGAAACGACGCGGCGGCAAATATGTCGTGCGTTGTGGCGCGATGCGCACCTTGTGCGTCTGCAAAGCTAAAGAAAACCTGCTTTACGGGACGAAAGTCATCGCCCGCACGCCGCGGGGGATGGAACTGGGCGAGGTCCTCTGCCCGGCCACAGCTCAAGCTGTTTCGCATTTAGAGAATCCCCCTGAAGGTCAGGTGATGCGTTCGCTGACGGCGGAGGATGAAAACGAATTGGCGCACCTGCAGTCGCGTGCCGAAGAAGAGTTTAAGCAGTGCCAACGGGCCATCGCCGAATTGCGTCTGGACATGCAATTGGTCGATGTGGAACATTTGTTCGGAGGCGAGCGGGTGGTAATTTTCTACCTGGCCGAAAACCGGGTCGATTTCCGTCAACTGGTCAAACGCTTGGCCGGTGAGTTCCAGACGCGGGTGGAAATGAAGCAGATTGGGGTTCGCGATGAAGCGCGGTTGCTGGCCGACTACGGTGACTGCGGAAAACCCGTGTGTTGCAATACCCATCTCTCCAAGATGCCGCCGGTGTCGATGAAGATGGCCAAGCTGCAAAAGGCCACGCTGGATCCATCCAAAATATCCGGTCGTTGCGGTAGACTTAAGTGCTGCCTGCGGTATGAGTATGATACGTATGTCGAGATGCGTCGTGAACTACCACCGGTGGGGAGCGAAGTTGTCACCGCCGACGGACGCGCCAAAGTGTTGGGACACGAAATTTTGGCTCAACAAATTTTGGCGCAAACCGAAGACCAACGACGCGTCTTGATTGCGATGGCCGATGTATTAAGTGTGACTCGCAAGAAAAGCACCGGATCGGCCAAATCCAAACGTGCAAAAAGTGAAACCGGCGGCAGCCAAAGTCAGCAAGGAAAAAGCCCATGA
- a CDS encoding Minf_1886 family protein, whose translation MSTTHPITELLDRDRRYKLEAYQFIREALSYAHDVLRLHEAPSDEGDETRHITGQQLCEACRIYALEQYGFMAKLVLNRWGLFETGDFGEIVYNLIEIEQMKKSDSDRREDFDDVFAFDTAFEPQFTAASSDEG comes from the coding sequence ATGAGTACGACTCATCCGATCACCGAGTTATTAGATCGCGATCGCCGGTACAAACTGGAAGCGTATCAGTTCATTCGCGAAGCCTTGTCGTATGCCCATGACGTGCTGCGGTTGCACGAGGCGCCGAGCGACGAAGGGGACGAGACACGGCACATCACCGGCCAGCAGCTATGCGAAGCCTGCCGGATCTATGCCCTCGAACAATACGGCTTCATGGCCAAGTTGGTACTCAACCGCTGGGGTCTATTCGAAACCGGTGATTTTGGTGAGATCGTTTACAACCTGATCGAAATCGAACAGATGAAGAAAAGCGATTCGGATCGCCGCGAAGATTTCGATGACGTGTTTGCCTTCGACACCGCCTTCGAACCGCAGTTCACCGCTGCCTCCAGCGACGAAGGTTGA
- a CDS encoding WD40 repeat domain-containing protein: protein MKRNVLSVLLAGLIGLLTLPHRGVAEDAADESQQDGWWVTSITSVGDGQQIAFATAQGLLLRESAVMLAPSSNPPAAEVAYQQPAAVWAVTASPDGKLLASTDYRGNLAVHTLQSAETQHHDKAMERWTRALAFSPDGKQIVGGNEAGKLLVWNVEQASVEKTHELDPHAIMELNFSPEGDRLAVADGAGHVHLLKWPELETVADITVSEQPVWSVVFADSGLIAGAADNQIYRCEQTGGEAKQIAKRNDWVSRLAVGSNQLLAAAELSGRVQIMTPDGQAVGDAAEAPSGVWALHWTADGTLLVGTRKHGVKMMQQSWSWAEPKPAEEKPAEEKPAEEKPAEEKPAEEKPAEEKPAEEKPAEEKPAEEKPAEEKPAEEKPAEDKPAEEKPAEEKPAEEKPAE, encoded by the coding sequence ATGAAACGTAACGTACTAAGTGTGCTATTGGCTGGGTTGATCGGCTTGCTAACGCTGCCCCACCGCGGTGTTGCGGAGGATGCCGCCGATGAATCGCAACAGGACGGCTGGTGGGTCACTTCGATCACCAGCGTGGGCGACGGACAGCAAATCGCTTTCGCCACCGCACAAGGTCTGCTGTTGCGTGAATCCGCCGTGATGCTCGCGCCCTCCAGCAATCCGCCCGCCGCCGAAGTGGCATACCAACAACCGGCCGCGGTGTGGGCCGTGACTGCCTCCCCTGACGGCAAGCTGCTGGCCAGCACGGACTATCGCGGCAACCTGGCCGTCCACACACTGCAGTCCGCCGAAACCCAGCACCACGACAAAGCTATGGAACGCTGGACGCGAGCACTCGCCTTCAGCCCCGACGGCAAACAGATTGTCGGCGGTAACGAAGCCGGTAAATTGCTGGTCTGGAACGTCGAACAGGCAAGCGTGGAGAAAACGCACGAACTCGATCCGCACGCCATTATGGAATTGAACTTCTCTCCTGAAGGCGACCGACTGGCCGTGGCCGATGGAGCCGGACACGTGCACCTGCTGAAATGGCCCGAACTGGAAACCGTTGCCGATATCACCGTCAGCGAACAACCGGTGTGGAGCGTCGTGTTCGCCGATTCGGGATTGATCGCAGGGGCTGCCGACAACCAGATCTATCGCTGTGAACAAACCGGTGGGGAAGCCAAACAAATCGCCAAACGCAACGACTGGGTGTCCCGCTTGGCGGTCGGCTCCAATCAATTGCTCGCCGCCGCGGAACTGAGCGGCCGCGTGCAGATCATGACCCCCGATGGCCAAGCCGTGGGAGACGCCGCCGAAGCCCCCAGCGGAGTCTGGGCCCTGCACTGGACGGCCGATGGCACCCTGCTGGTCGGCACCCGCAAACACGGCGTCAAAATGATGCAGCAATCGTGGAGCTGGGCGGAACCGAAACCCGCAGAAGAAAAACCCGCAGAAGAAAAACCCGCAGAAGAAAAACCGGCCGAAGAGAAGCCGGCGGAGGAAAAACCTGCGGAGGAAAAACCTGCTGAGGAGAAACCAGCGGAAGAAAAACCTGCGGAAGAAAAACCAGCTGAGGAGAAACCAGCTGAGGAGAAACCAGCGGAGGATAAACCGGCAGAAGAAAAGCCTGCTGAGGAAAAACCAGCTGAGGAAAAACCTGCGGAATAG
- a CDS encoding hybrid sensor histidine kinase/response regulator, whose product MDKQELAKLLMATFLEELHEHVSCLGRELLAMEKNQSDAERSESITQLFRAAHSLKGAAAVVSIDPIRDACHLMEDFFSELRDGNRQLNESLISTLLKTIDAIEDTAGRIRQEQSLEDMPLLRIIPSLRTMASDEQEEKEKEGGKREKREKRGKDERDLRDEKDEKDEEAEKVEKDEAEPVSDGQPAAVSAEPESTEPAPRESVSRESAATVRVAAEKLDALLAHSGELLVARGRFAFRAEDTNQLRERAIELRKRWRESERSLRDCLEPLEADAVSRPASQHAVELLSETSQQITDLANRLERLAGGIEADNRHLSQTCEQLDDEIYNVRMLPFVSACIGLERVVRDIASSSHKQVKLDLREVDVEVDRSVLEGLKDPLVHLVRNAVDHGVETVSQRTAAGKPAEATIKISAMLRGGQVEVVVSDDGRGLDLQRICQTARKRGFEVPTDPREQARLVFSPNFSTAAMITDVSGRGVGLDVVLSQVEALHGSVDVSFQSGQGTTFTLLVPLTLTTIRAMLIEVGQQMFAIPTPAVEQVVRFDLRDVQGVGGHDVLLLDQAPTSLVSLGDTLGLASRNQHGGKRLAVVLVGGDQRVAVVVDDVRSEQEVLVKSLGHRIRRLKHFSGCTLLPSGQVALVINVTNIIRTALGVKTRYIQSTELPREADAVKRILVVEDSVTTRTLMKNILETAGYYVDSAVDGQEAREKLDEESFDLVVSDIDMPRMDGFALTEAIRKSETTAELPVVLVTARGSDEDKHRGIDVGANAYIMKGKFEQHSLLETVGQLV is encoded by the coding sequence ATGGACAAACAAGAACTCGCCAAACTTCTGATGGCAACTTTTTTGGAAGAGTTGCACGAACATGTCAGCTGCCTCGGACGGGAACTGCTGGCGATGGAAAAAAATCAGTCCGACGCCGAACGCAGTGAATCGATTACCCAGCTGTTCCGCGCCGCTCACAGCCTCAAAGGCGCCGCGGCGGTCGTCAGTATCGATCCCATCCGCGATGCCTGCCACCTGATGGAAGACTTCTTCAGCGAACTCCGTGATGGCAACCGCCAGTTGAACGAATCGCTGATCTCGACGCTGCTGAAAACCATCGATGCGATCGAAGACACCGCCGGTCGAATACGCCAGGAACAGTCGCTCGAGGACATGCCGCTACTGCGGATCATCCCCAGTTTGAGAACGATGGCCAGCGATGAACAGGAAGAAAAGGAGAAAGAGGGAGGAAAGAGAGAAAAGAGAGAAAAGAGAGGAAAGGACGAAAGGGACCTAAGGGACGAAAAGGACGAAAAGGACGAGGAAGCCGAAAAGGTCGAAAAGGACGAAGCGGAGCCGGTGTCGGATGGGCAACCGGCGGCTGTTTCTGCCGAACCGGAGTCTACCGAACCGGCGCCTCGCGAAAGTGTGTCGCGGGAATCGGCGGCGACGGTCCGGGTGGCGGCCGAAAAGCTGGATGCCCTGTTGGCTCACAGCGGCGAACTGCTGGTCGCTCGCGGCCGGTTTGCGTTCCGCGCCGAGGACACCAACCAGTTGCGGGAGCGAGCCATCGAGCTGCGCAAGCGGTGGCGGGAATCGGAACGCAGCCTACGCGATTGCCTCGAGCCGCTGGAGGCCGATGCGGTCAGCCGGCCGGCCAGCCAACACGCCGTCGAACTGTTGAGCGAGACCAGCCAACAGATCACCGATCTGGCCAACCGCTTGGAACGTCTGGCCGGCGGCATCGAAGCCGACAATCGGCATCTTAGCCAAACCTGCGAACAGTTGGACGACGAGATCTACAACGTCCGCATGCTGCCCTTCGTGTCCGCATGCATCGGCCTGGAACGGGTGGTCCGGGACATCGCCAGCAGCAGCCATAAACAGGTCAAACTGGATCTTCGCGAGGTAGACGTGGAGGTCGATCGCTCGGTGCTGGAGGGTTTGAAGGATCCCTTGGTGCACCTGGTACGCAACGCCGTCGACCATGGAGTCGAAACCGTCTCGCAGCGGACCGCCGCCGGCAAACCGGCCGAAGCCACGATCAAAATATCGGCGATGCTGCGAGGCGGCCAGGTGGAAGTGGTGGTTTCGGATGATGGCCGCGGATTGGATTTGCAGCGGATCTGCCAGACGGCTCGCAAACGTGGCTTTGAGGTGCCCACGGATCCCCGCGAACAAGCTCGGCTGGTGTTCTCGCCAAACTTTTCAACCGCCGCCATGATCACCGACGTCTCCGGCCGTGGTGTGGGGTTGGATGTGGTGCTGAGCCAGGTGGAAGCCTTGCACGGCTCGGTGGATGTGTCGTTCCAGAGTGGCCAGGGAACGACTTTTACGCTGCTGGTGCCGCTGACATTGACCACCATCCGCGCGATGTTGATCGAAGTCGGCCAGCAGATGTTTGCCATCCCCACGCCGGCGGTCGAGCAGGTGGTGCGGTTTGACCTCCGCGACGTTCAGGGCGTGGGCGGACACGATGTGCTGCTGCTCGATCAGGCGCCAACCAGCCTGGTTTCGCTGGGCGATACATTGGGCTTGGCCTCGCGAAACCAGCACGGCGGCAAACGGCTCGCGGTCGTGCTGGTGGGCGGAGATCAGCGAGTGGCGGTGGTCGTGGACGATGTCCGCAGTGAGCAGGAGGTGCTGGTGAAAAGTCTCGGTCATCGTATCCGCCGGTTAAAGCATTTTTCCGGTTGCACCCTGCTGCCCTCCGGACAGGTCGCCCTGGTGATTAACGTGACTAACATTATTCGCACCGCCCTGGGCGTGAAAACACGTTACATTCAAAGTACGGAGTTGCCGCGCGAGGCCGACGCGGTCAAACGGATTTTGGTGGTCGAGGATTCGGTGACCACGCGCACACTGATGAAGAATATTTTGGAAACGGCCGGCTACTACGTAGATAGCGCCGTCGATGGGCAGGAGGCCCGGGAGAAACTGGACGAGGAAAGTTTTGATCTGGTGGTCAGTGATATCGACATGCCGCGGATGGACGGATTTGCCTTGACCGAAGCGATCCGCAAGTCCGAAACCACGGCCGAATTGCCCGTGGTACTGGTCACCGCTCGCGGCAGCGACGAAGATAAACATCGGGGCATCGACGTGGGGGCCAATGCCTACATCATGAAAGGGAAGTTCGAACAACACAGTCTGTTGGAAACCGTTGGGCAGCTCGTTTAA
- a CDS encoding DUF7133 domain-containing protein, with translation MDGISIRSLSGLLILSTAALLFSSPKATAAEAQWIWAAGTDKHQVPTGSSCYFRKPINLRADAVGKVTIAADDAYELFVNGRRIGTGRSARKMTDYDISSLLVRGRNVVAVKVDNTHGTTAALAARISIQPTSTSRWYTFSTDESWKTSRSAAPMWQTQTYNDSRWGSAQSFGQLGDTVPWDRQEDVVSETEHQESSRFQIQDGFGVQRLFDDDETGSLIAMAFNEFGHIIAARERGPLLLMFDKDGDQVPDEIRTYCDQVESCQGILPLNGDVFVTGEGPDGTALYRLSDADRNGTLEKVTTVLKFKGTPGEHGPHGIVLGPDGMLYVTVGNHMQVVGKGGKGETLPAVYEGDLVGPRYEDPGGHARGVKAPGGTIVRTTINGDRVERVAGGLRNAYDLTFHSDGSLFVHDSDMESDIGAAWYRPTALYDITEGGEFGWRSGWAKWPEFYADRLPTVLDTGRGSPSGAACYEHYTFPARYHGSLFLADWSEGRILNVRLKPNGASYTADSQVFLQGEPLNVTDVSVGPDGALYFCTGGRGTAGGIYRVVWEGPVPERVHNLGTGIAAAIRQPQGGSAWSRQKLAGIKKELGSRWSELVAGVAYSDENPPHYRTRALELMELFGPQPSEELLIELSRAQSEVVRAKAAYMMGVHPSDRTARQLVSLLDDRDLRVRRLACEAMLRTEQLPPPSAILPLLRENDRTLAFVARRVLETIPVEQWREEVLKSDQPRIAILGSLALMSVAPDDENALLVLSRMSQLMNGFLSDADFVDLLRVMQVALMRSDIDPARLQPLRDQIAEEFPSGDPRMNGELMRLAAYLQAESIGKRALKYLQSDAPAKDRVHVAMHMRYLSNDWTAEQRFELLKFYEQASKDDSGSSVPLYLMNVTRDFSKHLTVDDALAILEQGAVWPNAALASLYKLPQPVDKKTADLLIELDRDISGPDYTRDVYKRLRTGIVAMLSLTGDEDALAYLRKVWRIAPERRQPIAMGLALHPDGQNWDYLVRSLNILEGEAAKDVLKQLTTVAVATDDPEALRQVILLGLNAAESGGSTRPAQDLLSHWTGLQRGESADPSMDVWQRWYAKTYPDRPPAELPSVNEEARWDFDQLAKYLESEAGRHGDPSQGAEVFAKANCASCHRFGNAGQSVGPDLTSVSRRFTRREVLESILYPAHVISDQYMSKKVLTLDGKVYVGLVAENGRGELTIRDAKNQMVTVNEADVDQILPSNSSIMPSGGLDQLTLKEISNLMSYLGVLPPLEIAARP, from the coding sequence ATGGATGGCATCTCGATACGCTCGTTGTCTGGCCTGCTGATACTCAGTACGGCGGCATTGCTGTTTAGCTCGCCGAAAGCAACGGCCGCCGAAGCCCAATGGATTTGGGCGGCGGGAACCGACAAGCATCAGGTGCCTACCGGCTCGAGCTGCTACTTCCGCAAACCGATCAACCTCCGCGCCGACGCGGTCGGCAAGGTGACCATCGCCGCGGACGACGCCTACGAATTGTTCGTCAACGGTCGCCGCATCGGCACGGGGCGTTCGGCGCGGAAGATGACAGACTACGACATTTCCAGCTTGCTGGTGCGGGGACGCAATGTGGTGGCGGTCAAAGTCGACAACACCCACGGCACGACCGCTGCCTTGGCCGCTCGGATCAGCATCCAGCCCACGAGCACATCACGTTGGTACACCTTCAGCACCGACGAATCCTGGAAAACCAGTCGCTCCGCGGCGCCGATGTGGCAAACCCAAACCTACAACGACAGCCGCTGGGGCAGCGCCCAGAGTTTTGGCCAACTGGGCGATACCGTGCCCTGGGACCGCCAAGAGGACGTTGTCAGCGAAACCGAGCACCAAGAAAGCTCGCGGTTTCAAATTCAAGACGGGTTTGGCGTGCAGCGTTTGTTCGATGACGACGAAACCGGTTCGTTGATCGCCATGGCGTTCAATGAGTTCGGCCATATCATTGCCGCTCGCGAACGCGGACCGCTGCTGTTGATGTTTGACAAAGACGGCGACCAGGTCCCCGACGAAATCCGCACTTATTGCGACCAAGTTGAATCCTGCCAAGGCATCTTGCCGCTCAACGGCGATGTGTTTGTGACCGGCGAAGGCCCCGATGGCACGGCCCTGTATCGGCTCAGCGATGCCGATCGCAACGGCACCCTGGAAAAGGTCACGACCGTTCTGAAATTTAAGGGCACGCCCGGTGAACACGGACCGCACGGCATCGTGCTGGGCCCCGACGGCATGCTGTACGTGACCGTCGGCAACCACATGCAGGTGGTCGGCAAAGGCGGCAAGGGCGAAACGTTGCCAGCGGTCTATGAAGGCGACTTGGTGGGACCACGCTATGAAGATCCGGGCGGACACGCTCGCGGCGTCAAAGCTCCCGGCGGAACCATCGTGCGGACCACCATCAATGGAGACCGCGTCGAACGCGTCGCCGGTGGACTGCGAAATGCCTACGACCTGACCTTCCATTCCGACGGTTCTTTGTTTGTACACGACAGCGATATGGAATCGGACATCGGCGCCGCTTGGTATCGCCCCACGGCCTTGTACGACATCACCGAAGGCGGCGAATTTGGCTGGCGCAGCGGCTGGGCCAAATGGCCGGAATTCTATGCCGACCGCTTGCCTACCGTACTGGACACCGGCCGCGGTTCGCCCAGCGGTGCCGCTTGCTATGAACATTACACCTTCCCGGCTCGTTACCACGGCAGCCTGTTTTTGGCGGACTGGTCGGAAGGCCGGATCCTGAATGTCCGACTGAAACCCAACGGCGCCAGCTATACCGCCGACAGCCAAGTCTTCCTGCAAGGCGAACCGCTGAACGTTACCGACGTCAGCGTGGGCCCCGACGGAGCGTTGTACTTCTGCACGGGCGGGCGAGGAACCGCAGGCGGGATCTACCGAGTCGTCTGGGAAGGCCCCGTCCCGGAACGTGTCCATAATCTGGGCACCGGAATCGCTGCCGCCATCCGACAGCCCCAAGGCGGTTCGGCATGGAGCCGGCAAAAGTTGGCGGGCATCAAAAAAGAATTGGGCAGCCGCTGGAGCGAGTTGGTGGCGGGCGTTGCTTACAGCGACGAAAACCCACCCCACTACCGCACCCGAGCGTTGGAACTGATGGAGTTGTTTGGCCCGCAACCGAGTGAAGAGCTGCTGATCGAACTCAGCCGTGCTCAAAGCGAAGTCGTGCGTGCCAAAGCGGCTTACATGATGGGCGTGCATCCCTCCGATCGCACGGCTCGGCAATTGGTGTCGCTGCTGGACGATCGCGACTTGCGGGTCCGACGACTGGCTTGCGAAGCGATGCTGCGAACCGAACAGTTGCCACCGCCCAGTGCAATCCTGCCACTGCTCCGCGAAAACGATCGCACTCTGGCCTTCGTCGCTCGCCGCGTCCTGGAAACGATCCCCGTCGAACAATGGCGTGAGGAAGTTCTGAAAAGCGATCAACCTCGCATCGCCATCCTCGGCTCGCTGGCCTTGATGAGCGTCGCACCGGACGACGAAAACGCGTTGTTGGTGCTGAGTCGCATGAGCCAGTTGATGAACGGCTTCTTGAGCGATGCAGATTTTGTCGACCTGCTGCGAGTGATGCAGGTGGCTCTGATGCGAAGCGACATCGATCCCGCTCGGCTGCAGCCCTTGCGTGACCAAATCGCCGAAGAATTCCCCTCGGGCGACCCCCGTATGAACGGTGAACTGATGCGGTTGGCCGCGTATCTGCAAGCTGAATCGATCGGCAAGCGAGCTCTCAAATATCTGCAGAGCGACGCGCCGGCCAAAGACCGCGTGCACGTCGCGATGCACATGCGTTACCTGAGTAACGACTGGACGGCTGAACAACGTTTTGAACTGCTCAAGTTCTACGAACAAGCTTCCAAAGATGACTCCGGCAGCAGCGTGCCGCTGTACCTGATGAACGTCACGCGAGACTTCTCCAAACACTTGACCGTCGATGACGCTCTGGCGATTTTGGAACAGGGAGCCGTGTGGCCCAACGCCGCCCTGGCCTCGCTGTACAAATTGCCTCAACCGGTCGACAAGAAAACGGCCGACCTGCTGATCGAGCTGGACCGCGACATCTCCGGCCCCGACTACACCCGCGACGTCTACAAACGTTTGCGAACCGGAATCGTGGCCATGCTGTCGCTGACCGGCGACGAAGACGCGCTTGCCTACCTGAGAAAAGTCTGGCGGATCGCCCCCGAACGGCGACAACCCATCGCTATGGGATTGGCTCTGCATCCCGATGGTCAGAACTGGGACTACTTGGTCCGCAGTCTGAATATCTTGGAAGGCGAAGCGGCCAAAGATGTGCTGAAACAGCTAACGACCGTGGCCGTGGCCACCGACGATCCCGAAGCCTTGCGGCAGGTAATCCTGCTGGGATTGAACGCTGCCGAAAGTGGCGGCTCCACTCGTCCGGCTCAGGACCTGTTGTCGCACTGGACCGGACTGCAACGCGGTGAATCGGCCGATCCTTCGATGGACGTCTGGCAACGCTGGTACGCCAAGACCTATCCCGATCGTCCGCCAGCAGAACTGCCTTCGGTCAACGAAGAAGCTCGCTGGGACTTCGACCAACTGGCCAAATACCTCGAATCGGAAGCGGGGCGTCACGGCGACCCCAGCCAAGGTGCCGAAGTCTTTGCCAAGGCCAACTGTGCGTCCTGCCACCGCTTCGGCAACGCCGGCCAGAGCGTCGGTCCCGACCTGACCAGCGTTTCGCGTCGCTTCACACGACGTGAAGTCTTGGAATCGATCCTGTACCCCGCGCACGTGATCAGTGATCAGTACATGAGCAAAAAGGTGCTGACGCTCGATGGCAAAGTGTACGTCGGCTTGGTGGCTGAAAACGGCCGTGGCGAACTGACGATTCGCGATGCCAAGAATCAGATGGTTACCGTCAACGAAGCCGACGTCGACCAAATCCTGCCCAGCAACAGCAGTATTATGCCATCGGGAGGTCTGGATCAACTGACGCTGAAAGAGATCAGCAACCTGATGAGCTACCTGGGCGTGTTGCCGCCACTGGAAATCGCCGCCCGGCCGTAA
- the cheB gene encoding chemotaxis-specific protein-glutamate methyltransferase CheB, giving the protein MPRILIVDDSPTAREMLAAIMQTDPDIEVIGFAINGREAVAKTKDLQPDLVTMDVNMPELDGFQATKEIMIECPTPIIIVSSSPRIKEVSTSMQALQAGALTVLSKPSGVLQPDFHHQAAEIISNVKAMADVLVIRHRRRMAAAPSVVREAVAASPIEPPVAPPATALRCVAVVASTGGPPALAQLLRVLPADFPVPILLVQHIVSAFGEGFVRWLDSVVPLRVTMAVDGELLQPGCVYVAPHDHHLGVTKGCRTRLDDGPEIGGFRPAGDFLFASAAEMFGEKTVGIILTGMGQDGVQGIRAIRNAGGRTIAQDEQSCVIYGMPRAAVEQGLIDDVLPIDQIPGQLMRMLAACSS; this is encoded by the coding sequence ATGCCACGCATATTGATCGTTGACGATTCACCGACCGCCCGTGAAATGCTGGCGGCAATCATGCAAACCGATCCGGATATCGAAGTCATCGGATTTGCCATCAACGGTCGCGAGGCGGTGGCCAAGACCAAAGATCTGCAGCCGGATCTGGTCACCATGGATGTGAACATGCCGGAACTGGACGGGTTTCAGGCGACCAAGGAAATCATGATCGAGTGTCCCACCCCGATCATTATTGTTTCCTCGAGTCCGCGGATCAAAGAGGTCAGCACCAGCATGCAGGCGCTGCAGGCCGGAGCCTTGACGGTGTTGTCCAAACCCAGCGGGGTACTGCAGCCGGACTTTCATCATCAAGCCGCCGAAATCATCAGCAATGTCAAAGCCATGGCGGATGTGTTGGTGATCCGGCACCGTCGCCGCATGGCAGCCGCGCCCAGCGTCGTCCGCGAAGCGGTTGCCGCGTCGCCGATCGAACCTCCCGTCGCCCCGCCGGCCACCGCGCTCCGCTGCGTCGCGGTTGTGGCTTCCACCGGTGGACCGCCGGCGCTGGCTCAGTTGCTGCGCGTGTTGCCGGCAGATTTCCCGGTTCCCATCCTGCTGGTTCAACACATCGTCTCCGCCTTTGGTGAAGGCTTCGTCCGCTGGCTCGATAGCGTTGTTCCGCTACGGGTCACGATGGCGGTCGATGGCGAACTGCTGCAACCGGGCTGCGTCTACGTGGCGCCTCATGATCATCACCTGGGGGTCACCAAAGGCTGCCGGACCCGGCTGGACGACGGACCTGAGATCGGCGGATTCCGACCCGCCGGTGACTTTTTGTTCGCCTCCGCTGCGGAAATGTTCGGCGAAAAAACGGTGGGGATTATTTTGACCGGCATGGGCCAAGATGGGGTCCAGGGGATCCGGGCGATCCGCAACGCCGGCGGACGCACGATCGCTCAAGACGAACAGAGCTGCGTGATTTACGGCATGCCTCGCGCCGCAGTGGAACAGGGATTAATCGACGATGTATTGCCGATCGACCAGATCCCCGGCCAGCTGATGCGGATGCTGGCCGCCTGCAGCTCCTGA